The Salinirubellus salinus genome segment CCCACCGTGCCGTCACGGGGCGATTCGTCGACAGCGCGAGCCACGGGGCTGGCGAGGGAGCCACCGAAGTGGGTCCGCCGTCGACCGAGTCGCCCGTCGCCCGCACTCGTGCGGCGCTGCGTGGGATGACCCCGCCGACGCGCACCCGGCAAGCGGGGATGCTGTTCGGGCTGGCGGCGCTCGTCGGGGGTATCGTCGTCGGGTTCGTCTACATCCGACAGGGGAACCACCTGCTGACCAACGTTGGGGGTGCGCTGTTCCTCGGCGGGTACGTGCTCGCCCACCAGGCCGAGACGGGGAAACCACTCTGACGATGCCGGGGACGTCGACGACCGAAGACGAGGGGTCGACTGGGGCTGACGGTACGAGTGACGACCACGAGTCCCCCGCGGACGTGTGGGCACGGGGGGACCGGCCGAACCGTAACCACAAGGCGGACGCCGGCGTGGTACCGTTCGACGACCTCCACTTCCACCGCTACTGTGACCTCGTGCCGGTCCGGCTGACCGAGGAGGCACGGACCGACGACGCGGGGTTCTGGGGTCGACTCAGCTCGCTCCCCGACGGCGTGGAGTTCTTCCCGACACCCGACGGGGTAGACGAGGCCGACCGGACCATCCACTACCTGCCGAGTCGTGACAGGAGGGAACCCGAGACGACGGAAGAGGAGCGGGAGGCCGAGCGCCTCCCGCTGACTGGCCTCGTCCGGACGGCGCTGCAGTACACACCGCTGATGGTGACGTGTATCGCGCTCCTGTTCGTCGTGAGCGCCGAACTGGTCCCCCACGTGCAGGGGTTGAGCGTCTACCTCTCGTCGCTCCCGCTCGTCCTCGTCCCCGCGGGGGCGGGTGGGGCGGTGCTCTGGGGCCTCCTCGCGTACCTCGTCGTCGGTGCGGGACTGGTCGAAGGGCGCGAACTCGCGAAGGCCGTGGCCGTCTACGGGCTCGCGGCCGTACTGGCGCTGGGGACGGCCGCCTCGATCTTCTTCGTGCTCACTGCCGAGGACCCCCGGACCCTCGAACCGAACATCGTCTACACGTCGGGGTACCTCATGCTCATACTCGTCGGGGGGGTACTCACCTACGACGCGATGCTGCGGACGGAGCACCTGTTCGAGCACCTCGGCGACAAACTCGTCGTCGAGGGGCCGGACGAGACGGCGTACCCCGCCTACCGTCGGAAGGTGGCGGACCAACTGTCCCACCGGACCACGTTCCCCGGCGGCTACGAGGTGCCGACCTACCTCCTGTTCGCGCCGCTGCTCGTCGCGCAGTTCGCGGCCGTCTGGGCGCTCGCCGGCGACGGCCCGCAGAACCTCTCCTTCTCGGTGACGTTCGGCGTGAACGTCCTGCTGGACCTCGTGCTCGCGGTCATCTACTTCCAGCTGTTCGTCCTCATCAAGTCCTTCCACGACCTCGTCACCGGGACGGTGACACTGTACCGCGACGAGGAGGGCTACCACCACGAGCAGAGCGACGCCGGCGACCGGACCGCCGAGGAGGTGGACCTGCTCTCGTATCGCCCGTTCCACCCCGACGGACGGGGTGGCTTCCGCGACTTCGGGAAGTTCGCCACCCGGGTGAACGTCCTGCTCATCCTCGGTGGTCTCTACGTCACCTACCGTCTCTACGTCCAGGGTGCGCGTGACCTCCCGGCCGCCGAGGTGGCGCTCGACACCGCACTGAGCCTCGACGTGTTCGTGTGGGTGGTCAGTTACGTGGGGCCCGTCGTCGTCCTCATCGTCGTCGCGTTCGCGTGGCTCTACTACTCGTTCTGGACGCTCCACGTCAAGATGGCACACGAACGCGAGCGGGCGTACGTGCAGTGGACGCGCCGCCGGCGCGACGACGAGTCCGACGACCTGCCGCGGGACACGCCCCTCGGCGCCGTGGAGGACGCGGCCGACTGGCAGGAGCGTCGCGCCCCGGCCCCGGTGTGGCCCGTCGACAGCCGACTCCTGGCGTCGCTCGTCTCCTCGAGTCTCGCCCCCCTCCTCCTCGCGCTCCCCCAGTTCCTCCTATAGACCGAGGTGGCCGAACGCGTCGTCGGCCGCCGCCTCCCCGTCGACGGTCCGTTCCAGTTCCTTCGCGAGTCGGCGGGCGGCCGACGAGTCGAGTACTCCGTCGTAGGTCCCGGCGACAACCTCCACGTCGCCCGTCTCCAGCGCCCGTGAGATCTCGACGCCGAGGACGAGGTACTCCTTCGCGACGCGTTCGGGCTCCCGCACCCCGCAGGTGTCGAGGTAGCGCACGGGCGCCCCTTCGGGGTCGAACCGCTCGTCGACGAAGGCCTCGACGTCGGCACGGCCCGCGTCGGCGTCGAGTCCCTCGCGGGCGGCCTCGCGGAGTTCGAGTTCCGCTTCGGCCACGTCGTGGAACACGTCGCCGACGACGACGGCGTCCGCGCCGGCCTCGCGCACCCGTTCGACCCGGTCGAACGAGTCGAGGCCGCCCCCGTACCACACCCGCGACCAGTTCGTGTTGGCGTCTATGGCCTCAAGTTCCGCCGCCGCGTCCGCACCACCGAACGTCCCCGAGTACTCCAGATATATCAGGTCGGACTCGAGGTGCATCTCGGCGGCCAGCGCGCGACGCCCCGCCTCGTCGGCCTCGAGGACGTCCTCCGGGTCGACCCCGCCCTCGCGCGCGGCGGCCGAGTCCGGGTTCTGGATGATGTAGGCCTCGAAGACGGCGTCGGCCAGCAGCCACCCGGTGGCGAACTCGGCCAGCCTGTCCCGGAGGAAGCCGGGAAGCCACGGGAGTTTCTCGCGGATCTCGCTGGGCGCCAGCTCGTCGCGGATGTACTCGGCACCGGCACCCAGCGTCCCGATGAGGGCCTCGCTGTCGCCGTTGAGCACCTCTGGGACCGCGAGGAAGTGACAGGCGTCGCGCGTCGCGTCGGTGACGTGGCGCGGGCCGGACGGCTCGTGGATGGCCGGGACGGGGCCGTACTCCAGCAGTCGGAACGTCTCCTCGGTGTTCTCGCCCGTCACGTCGGCCGACCCACCGACGGAGACGGCGCTCGTGTGGCCGAGATAGAACGGGTACGCCAGCGGCAGGCGCTTGGCCTCCTCGGGGTCGACCTTCGTCACGTGGGTCCACGCGGCCGGCACGCGGTTCGTGTCCACCGGGAGGAACGCCCGGACGCCGAGACGCGCGGTCTCCACCGCACGCCCGACACGGACCGCGAACTCGTCGGCGTTCATCGACCGAACGAGCGGCGGTCACGCTCATAAACGTCCCGAAGCGGAAACGGCAGGTGCCCGGACGCCCGGTCCCGCTGGCGATAGCAACCCCTTTGGACGTGGCGTGGGCACTCCCGCCGATGCTCCGCCTCCGTGACCGCCTCTCCCGGCGGGTGCCGCCACTGGCCCGCGCGTTCGGCCGCTACGTCTCACAGCACAGGGACCCGTACCTCCTCGCCGTCCTCGCCCTCCGAGAGTCCGTCGACGATACGGTCGACAGCGTCACCGCCGACCTGTTCGCCGAGGTGGAGCGTGCGCTCGAACACGAACTGGAGGCCGGTGACCTCGAACTGGTGGATGGTGCCGACGCGGTCCGCTTCGACTACGACACGCGGCTCGTCCTCCCCGCGATGCTGACGCTCGGCCGGGTCCGCGAACTCGCAGGCGACGTGCCCTACCTCCGGCAGGTCCGGCGCGTCGACACCGACCTCGCCCGCGAGGGCGAGCGCGTCACCTACGAGATCATCCGGGCGTTACTGGACGGCGACATGCGCGACGCCATCAACGACGACGAGTACGAGGACTTCGAGACGACGGTCCGACCCCGCGCACGGGCGGCCGAGGTGGCTCAGGCCACCCTCGAGGAGGGCGTGGAGTCGTGGCTCGCTGCCCCCGAGACGCCCGACGGTGTCGCCAGCGCCTACCGCCACGCCGTCTCGCTCTCGGAGGGCCACCAGGACACCGACGAGGCGTTCCGGGACCTGCTCGAACGGCACGCGAACGCCGAGGGCGACGAGCGCGGGCGCCTCGCCGACGAGATCGAAGCTCGCTACAAGTACGCCCCGCCACAGGAGTCGTCGCCGCTGTTCGAGGAGGAGCAGTACGTCCCGTACTTCACCACCCAGTACGAGCGCGTGGGCATCCTCTACGAGGACATGCTGAAGATGTACGAGGCGGCACTCGGGG includes the following:
- a CDS encoding geranylgeranylglyceryl/heptaprenylglyceryl phosphate synthase is translated as MNADEFAVRVGRAVETARLGVRAFLPVDTNRVPAAWTHVTKVDPEEAKRLPLAYPFYLGHTSAVSVGGSADVTGENTEETFRLLEYGPVPAIHEPSGPRHVTDATRDACHFLAVPEVLNGDSEALIGTLGAGAEYIRDELAPSEIREKLPWLPGFLRDRLAEFATGWLLADAVFEAYIIQNPDSAAAREGGVDPEDVLEADEAGRRALAAEMHLESDLIYLEYSGTFGGADAAAELEAIDANTNWSRVWYGGGLDSFDRVERVREAGADAVVVGDVFHDVAEAELELREAAREGLDADAGRADVEAFVDERFDPEGAPVRYLDTCGVREPERVAKEYLVLGVEISRALETGDVEVVAGTYDGVLDSSAARRLAKELERTVDGEAAADDAFGHLGL